In Neofelis nebulosa isolate mNeoNeb1 chromosome 13, mNeoNeb1.pri, whole genome shotgun sequence, the genomic stretch ctatagcaatcaaaacagtatggtactggcattaaacagacacacagatcaacggAATAgagaagagagcccagaaaaaaataagcacatggCAAATTAATCTATGATGATGAGGGGGGTTagatgggtgaagggagtcaaaaggtacaaacttccatttataaataAGTCACCCTGCCAAGGCACTCCCTTCATGGAGTACCCTGGGAACCCCCAACCGATGACCCACCTCAGCTCCAGCCACCCTGCCAGGGCACCCCCTGCAAGCAGCACCCCCGGAACCCTAGACCCACGCCctgcctctgctccagccacccccctccccagggtgCCTCCTGTGCTGAGCACCCCAGGACACCCTGGCTTGTACTCACTTCAGCTTCAGCTATCCTGCCAGGGCACCCTCTGCATGGAGAGCCCCAGGACTGCCCCGGGCTGCACCttcttcagcttcagctgtcctgccagggtgcCCTCTGTACAGAAAGCCCTACCTGAGGTTCTAGCCTATAGCGTCTACCACCAAATTTGTGAGAAGGCATTCAGATCAGTATTGACCAATGGAAATACGATGCGAACCCCAAATATGGGTTGCATATATAACTAAATTTTCTAGCAGAcacattaaaatcattttaaataaatttaatatttaatttaacctATATATGCAAAATATCATTTTGATATAGAACATAAAAATGACCGAGAGactttagtttctgtttgtcATGCTACATCTTCAAAACCCAATGTATGTGTTACACTTATAACACATCTCAACTCAGACTAACCTCTTTTTAACTGCTCAATAGCCACTTGTGGCTACTCTACTGTGTCACCCTTAAATGATTCAACCAGGCAACTGTTAAGTCAATGCCAGTCTTGAGTTTTCCCAGCTGAGACCGAAACTTCACACTGTTAGAAAGTCGTCCCTGCCATGCTCTTTCTGAATTCTTGATACTCACAAAGTCTGTGAGTATAACAAAATGATAACTACGTTTGGGTGGCTTGTTGTGTGCCAGCAGTAACTGGGATGCCAGTCTGAAagtctataatttatttaaacgtTTTCCTAATTTAGGTGTTTTTCCCACTTCTCTTCAGgattttattataaacaatgctatgATGAGTAATATAAGCTTTGTAAGCTAATCAAATTATTTCCTTGAGAGTGGATTTTCTGGGTCAATGGGAGCGTACATTTAGATTGACATTCATGTTGTCAAACTGCTATCCAAAGCTTAACCAGTTTTCACTAATAACACACATATGCCCAAAGGTGCTACTAATTAATACTAaccatttttagtttcttgagttGACTGTTTAGttcctttcccttctgttctataaaattcataaataatcTGGCTTTAGCTTATGTTTTAAACTACCActgatatatttgtattataaaagATTGAAGTAATGCACAAACTATATAAAAGGGGCCCTACACCATTATATAATTTGGCTTTTTTCCCACTTAAAGTCTTGGTTATCTTTCCGTGTCAGTTAAAAAACTAACCCATTAAGTGTTTATTGATTGAATGATTGCCTTATAATTGCTATGTATTAAATTACTGCATGGTAGTCCAAAGAATGCATGTATCTTAATTTAACCATTGCCCTAGTGATAGATATTATGGTGACTCAAATTGTGCATTACTATAGTGCTCTAAAGACTGCCTTTACTCTTTATTGGATTTTAAGAAGTAGAAATGTTAAGTCAAAGAGTACAAGCTTTCTAAAAGTTGGCAGATACAATCAAATTATGCTTCTCATCACCAAACACTTCATTAATTCACAATTCCTTCAACAATACGTAAGTGTGCCTATTTTCTTGCACCCtcaaaagtacaaaatattttctatcttattaatttttgccaagaatgacaaaaaaaaatctgatcattttaattcacatttctctaAAGCTGGTTAATTCTTTTGGactatttatatttcctttttctgacaACTGTACATTCATATTCCAAGCCATTTCTCCACTgggatttttatattattcttatgTACCTTTATGAACTCTTTAGATATTCTAAGTATTGTTTGTTATTTATGATGGTGATAATATTCTCTCCAAGTCTGGCTCTTTGTATTTTAACACCATGAAGCCTATAGGCATACaaaagcttttactttttatgtggttatttattttatttttatggcttctgaattttctatttagAAAGACAACTAGGTTTAACTATGTTAAATTATACATTAATGTATATGcgattaaatatttcaaaagaaaagtcaaagtaaaaatttcatttcatcataccaataaaaacattcttctcaaagataaaaaacttctggaCTTTATTTTACTAGATCTTTTTGAATACataggatatatacatataaataaaatagcttcatttcttaaaatgtaaattggaCCACAATATGTAGATTTTCtgcaacttacttttttttaactggaacAAGGTATCATGGGGATATTTCTACGGCTCTCTATAGAGctctacttcattctttttacttGCTACATAGCGTTCTATAGTAACTATTTCCATATTGATAAACATTTAggttcttcaaatatttcaataatacAAACCATACTACAGTGAACATCCTCACAAGTGAGAAGTTCTCCAGGATAGAGGTACACAGACTATTTTTGTTAAGTGTGTGATTTGTGGAATGTCTCCCCTTTGACGGTCAAAAAGAATAATTACTTTTGCCTGATTTACCACACTAATTACATTTGACGGCTCTTTCTTTGTTATGCATTTTCTTATGTTGTTTAAGGGCTGAACTCTGAGGAAAAGCCTTCCCACATGcattacattcataaggtttttcTCCGGTATGGATTCTCTGATGTTCCACAAGGCCAGAGCTATGTCTGAAGGATTTCCCACATTTCTTACAGTGATAGGGcttttctccagtatgaattctctgatgtccAATAAGGGTTGAGCTCTTCATAAAGACTTTCCCACAGTCATTACATTGATAGGGTTTATTTCCACTATGAGTTTTCTGATGTCCAGCAAAGGATGAGCTATACCTGAAAGATTTTCCACACTTACTACAGTGATAGGGTTTCTCTCCGGTATGCATTCTTTGATGGCTAACAAGTGTTGAGCTCTTCCTAAAggtttttccacattcattacattgaTATGGTTTCTCCCCAGTATGGATTTTCAGATGTTCCAACACAGTTGAGTTATCCctaaaagctttcccacattccttacatgtAAAAGGCTTCTCTCCACTATGTATTCTCTCGTGACGAGTAAGGGCTACATTCTGAGCAAAGGCTTTCCCACAGTCATTACATTTGTAGGGCTTCTGACcggtatgaattctctgatgacGTAAAAGGATAGAGTTCTTTCCAAaagcttttccacattcattacatttatgaGGCTTCTCTCTAGAATGAATTTTCTGATGATTAACAAATGTTGAGTGCTTCTTAAGGAATTTCCCACATTCAATACATCTATAGGGTTGCTTGCCTGTGTGGATTTTACGATGATTTAAAAGGGATGAGCTGCTCATAAAGGCtatcccacattcattacatttatggggtttctcaccagtatgattTCTCTGGTGGCTAATAAAGGAGGAATTGTATTTGAAGACTTTCCCACATTCCTCACATTTATAATGTGTCTTCTCTGTAGAACTTCTGCCCTCCCAGTCCAGGCCTCTCTCCATCatgtcaatttttgtttgttctccCAGATCAGATCCTTCAGAGGTATTTTGCTTTAGGGTGGACACCTTTGTTTCAAACCAGTACTCCtggactgaaaaaaatttttttaattcaaacacTCTCTATGTTGAAATACTGAAAGTGTGAGCTGCACAGGATAAGAATAATGTTCTCTTCTACACAAGTAAGGGTTATGTAAAATTAATGCATCCCACTTGTAACTCTTGCTAAGAAAAGACGGCAAGACTAAAGATAAAAGTTAAGTGGGCGTCTAAAGAAATGGCAGGAAGTTATATTATAAACTTTGTATTTAAAGAACGCAAAGAGCATCTAAGAAGTTGGCAAGTTAGGAAGGTAACACAGAACCCGCCCCTCCAAAAATAGATGAGAATGTGAGAATACACACAAATTTGCAGAGAAAACCAAGTATCACAAAGCAAACCATGATTGCTAGCACAGAATCCTGTAGGGTAGTACATCTGAGAACATTTTAATGTCTCCAAGAACTTAAGGATAACATTTCATTGTGAGAATTTAACAGAGAACCAATATTTAATGTCTCAGAgaaaaaccagacaaaacatttaaggaaccAAAACAGTTCTCAGGCCTAAAAGATTCTAGACTTTAATCTAAGTTTTTAACATACCTAAAAAAGAACATACCAAATtgtgacttttttgttgttgttgttgttgttacaaagTACACACACAAGACCCAAGAGAAAATAGGCAAGATGATGCTGACAAGTAGATGCCAGAAAACTAATGAAGCCATATTTGTGATAAATCAACAATCAATGATCAATTCTTTTACTGAATGAATTTTTcttatatacagatatagatatatatacacatacacatatatttatatttttattatttgtatttatatttattatgattCCATACATCAGATACTAGagctaagatttatttttttaggaaaatgcaAGAAATGAAGCCTGGTGAGTAACAGCCCAGATCCTTCAAATGGCCTTTAAAGGGATATACATTTAATGTATAATGGTTAAACTAGAGAAAATTTCAAGATACTGATTGTAAAGGTAGGTAGAGGCAAATTAGTCATATGAAGAGAAATGCAAGTATATGGACATCTGTTTTATGACAAAGGTAGCTTGCAGAGCAGTGAGGAACACTGGTACTTTTTTGGGAGAGTTAAACATGAACGCTACCTCTTACCATGCACAAAAAATCAGTTTCAAAAGTATGATAAATctaaaaggcaaacaataaaGCTCCTAGAAGTTAACATAGAAGAATGTTTTCATGAACTTGGGGaaagatttattaaaaagaacacaaaaagcaCTGTCAAGAAAGGGCAAGATTGATAAACTAgagatcattaaaattaaaacttctattCATCAAAAGCCCATTAATaatgaaaagcagagagaagggtgATACTGCATATGTAATCAACAAAGGGCTCtctgaatagatatttcatgAAAGATGATATATAATGGCcaataaacatttgcaaatgCCCTCAACCTCATTAGATATCAGGGATAAGGATATTAAAACCACATGAGATACACAACACACCCAAAGAATGCCTAACTTCAAAAGACTGACAATATCAAGCACTGGTAAGGATACGGAAAAATGAGTACTCTCACCCACTGATGGTAGAAATATAAATGgtacaaacctttaaaaaactatttggCATTATGTAGTAAAGTTGAATATATGCACAtcctataaaatagaaaatccacTCCTAAGTATGTGCCCAGAAGAAATGCATCTACATGTGAACCAAAAGATAACCCATAAAATTGTTCACAGCATCTCTAATATTAGTCAAAACCTGGAAATATCCCAAATATCCATCCAAATATATGCAATAAGCTATGGTATAGCAATACAATGAATGAAATACtccatttcatttcatgttttcAAAGCATGGTCCCCAGTCCAGTAGCattagcatcagcatcacctgggaacttggtAAAAATTTTCAGTTCACtctaaaccaaataaataaaaaactctgAGGGCTGGGCCTAGTAATTATACTTAAGCATGCATTCTGATGAATGCTAAATTTTTAAGAATCCTTGGTCTACACAAAGGACAATGAATGAAAATGGCCAAATAAACTTCAGTGTTagtctgggtggggaggggttagGGCAGGGGAACATGGCTAATGATTGGGAGGGATCAGCATGTTATTTAGTAGTATTCCCAGGGTTCTTTTCCTTGACCTGAGTGTTGGTTACACAGTATTCGATTTAAAAATACTATACTaatttaggggtgcttgggtggctcagtcagttaagcgtccaactctagatttcggctcaggtcatgatctcatggtcatgaggtcGAGCTCTGCATCATAACCAAgaggcatttgataaaattcaacatcgtacttatattaaaataaataatttcttaatgaaagaggtgaattaaatttttttaatgtttattttttattttttgagagaaagagagacagagacagagcacaagtgggggaggggcggagagagagggagacacagaatctgaagtgagatccaggctctgagctgtcagcacaaggggctcgaacccacgaactgtgagatcgtgacctgagctgaagtcgcacgcttaactgactgagccacccaggtgccccgaaagagGTGAATTAAATACTTACTACATAATAACATTCAGGTTTCCCAACCCAATAACCAGCTAAATGGCAGAATCCTAGACACAATCCTGTTAGAGACACAAAAAGACTATCATATCCATCATTACCATTATTGTTGACAATACAAAAACAAGTCGatataaaacaaactttaaaaaaacacatgctCGACTACACTCCtgataagagaaatgcaaactaaaattacaataaaattaaagtttttaactATCAGTTTGGCAATGATCAAAAAGTATAAGACACTGTTGTCAAGGTATGATCAGATTGGCATCCATACATTGTCATTAGgagtataaatgtatataatctCTGTGGATACTGGTAATAttcactgaatttaaaaatacacttaccCTTTCACCTACAAATTCTTCTAGACTTTATCCTATAGATTTACTTGTACTTGAGAGAACTGATATGTATAAAGATAATCACTGCATCATTCATAGTTATTATGTCCATCAACAGGGAACTGATAACATAAGTTACAgtacatccataaaatgaaacactGTACACCCATTAAGAATAAAACAGCACTCTAAATGATGTAGTTATGTGAAATGATTTCCAAGATATTACAGAAGCAAGATACACAATACTGTACTACCATGTGCTTTTACAAAAAAGGAATACATGTATATTCTTGCAAAGCACACATTATATCTAGAAATTTCCACAAGAAATTTATATAAGAATGCCTCCAGGGAGAGGAACTGGATGATTAAGAAAGGTATGtgaagggagtgcctgggtggctcagtcggttaagcatctgactcttgatttcggctcaggtcatgatcccaggatcataggatcgagcctcacattaggctctgtgctgacagtgtggagcctgcttgggatattctctctctctctctctctctctctctcaaaaataaataaacttaaaaaaataaacaaaggtatGTGAAGAAGACTGTGTACAATTTGAACCATCTGAATTTTGTACCatatgtatttctaaaaactAAAAGAGTAGAATATGCAGAAAAGGAGGATGAACTGTGAAACATGGAATGGTTGTGAAATCTTTGTCTAAAGATTTATTAGTCTTCTAAATGGATGGAAGAAATATCAAAGGAAACATTGCTAGTTTTTACTACATCTAAATTCTAAACatcttatttcaaaaaataccaaaattaaaacagaaagaacaaagaataagGAAGACTGAGTTACTACTACTACTGAATTACTCAATAAGGAATCTACACAAAAATTTAGAgggaaagggggtgcctgggtggctcagtcggttaagtgactaacttcagctcaggtcatgatctcctggtttgtgaatttgagccccacatcaggctcctcaatgatggtgcagagcctacttgggattctctctctctccctctctctctgcctttcc encodes the following:
- the ZNF485 gene encoding zinc finger protein 485 isoform X1, producing MLENYGNLVSVGLLSSKPKLITQLEQGSEPWMEVQQVPSGTCSVQEYWFETKVSTLKQNTSEGSDLGEQTKIDMMERGLDWEGRSSTEKTHYKCEECGKVFKYNSSFISHQRNHTGEKPHKCNECGIAFMSSSSLLNHRKIHTGKQPYRCIECGKFLKKHSTFVNHQKIHSREKPHKCNECGKAFGKNSILLRHQRIHTGQKPYKCNDCGKAFAQNVALTRHERIHSGEKPFTCKECGKAFRDNSTVLEHLKIHTGEKPYQCNECGKTFRKSSTLVSHQRMHTGEKPYHCSKCGKSFRYSSSFAGHQKTHSGNKPYQCNDCGKVFMKSSTLIGHQRIHTGEKPYHCKKCGKSFRHSSGLVEHQRIHTGEKPYECNACGKAFPQSSALKQHKKMHNKERAVKCN
- the ZNF485 gene encoding zinc finger protein 485 isoform X2 → MMERGLDWEGRSSTEKTHYKCEECGKVFKYNSSFISHQRNHTGEKPHKCNECGIAFMSSSSLLNHRKIHTGKQPYRCIECGKFLKKHSTFVNHQKIHSREKPHKCNECGKAFGKNSILLRHQRIHTGQKPYKCNDCGKAFAQNVALTRHERIHSGEKPFTCKECGKAFRDNSTVLEHLKIHTGEKPYQCNECGKTFRKSSTLVSHQRMHTGEKPYHCSKCGKSFRYSSSFAGHQKTHSGNKPYQCNDCGKVFMKSSTLIGHQRIHTGEKPYHCKKCGKSFRHSSGLVEHQRIHTGEKPYECNACGKAFPQSSALKQHKKMHNKERAVKCN